In Zygosaccharomyces rouxii strain CBS732 chromosome A complete sequence, the genomic window AGGATGAAGAAACAGTTTGGACAAAATTACCATCTGATTTACCCACGATTAAGACAATTGAGCGACGATTCCTTAAGACTACAGATGTCTCTTTTCCGTAATTCAGGCAGGCGGCAGTATGATTCctttttgaaatgtttAATAAACATTTTAAAcagaaaagatttgataGATACAGACAAAAGACAAAGACTTTACGATATAATTACCTTCCAGCATGAAATGTATCCAGGAAAAAATGCGAACTCAGCGATGATACTCCCTAATGAAGTGCATAAATGGTTTTGGGAGCATGTGCCGCGGCAAGAATCATTTAATCACTATTATTTTCTGATTAAAAACGATGTATACCTTTCATGGCCTCGATATAGTTGGAAATTTGTTAAAAGAATGATGCAGGGCTCAGAACTGGAATTGCAATTAGCATCCTTCCAATTGTTCCTCTACCAAGGCAATCATCAATCGATTTTTCACGAAAAATTCCATAAATTGTACAGTTTCCATGCAATGCTTCTTATTCTACATCGTGTATTTAAAGCCAACGATTTAAGGTTTGCAAAAGTTTATGTGGCGGTTCTTCTACGCAGCATGGAGACAAGAGAACCTAGTGAATTGTCATTCTTTCgatttaacaattttttactTTACTATCTATCACAGACGGGTGATATAGAATTGTTCTTTCAAGCATTTTCAGTGGAGCTgcaatttatcaaaaatgTTTCCAAAAACGGTGCttctttgaagatcttACACAGGCCATTATTATTCGTTTTGAAGCTGCTTAGACGTCAGGGATATCATGAAGagttctttacaattttatcCATCTTACAAAAAGTTTCGTTAGGTCAGAGTCAAACTTTCAAACAACATGCATTTACAGAATTGATTACTCTACTTAGATCCTTCAATGACTGTAAACTTACTAGTCAGTACGTCATGTCAGGGTTCGATAGGGAATCCACAGGTCTTCTACTTAATGAATTAGGACTTTGGAACGCTGCATTCCATGGAAATGCAGCTGTTTTAGATAGTCTCGAATTGCAATCAGAGATagattctttggaaagtttACTCCCGTCATCTATGTCCTTGAAGGGGCAACCGTCTATGGCCGTCATGACAGAATTATATCGGTTAGTATTGTCGACAAATGCTAAGGTTTTGAATGTAGATCAATACAGGGATCTTTTAATGACTTTGTACAGCAATTATACCCGTGTGTTGCAAGAAAGGAAATTTATTCACCCAAGACATGATACAGGTATCTTAAACGTTTTCTTATACCATGCTCGGTATGAACTACGTGACTGTAAGCTCTCACTTGCTCTTCTGCAAAATTTTTACGCCAGTGGATTAGCCAGGAACATAAGAGTTACTTCTAATAAATGTCCATTCTCAATAGTGGTTTACCAGAACAATGAAATCACACAAGCGGAAATTAACCAATTGTTAATTTTGATGCATGATGCCAAGATTCCCGTgcatttccaattctgtaCCTCCATGGTTCTCAGGTACTTACAATTGAATAATCAAGAAGAGGCTCATGCTTGGTATCAAAGGATTTTACACGCAGGATTCAAAGTAGAGCACAGACTACTGATAAAGGCCATTAGAGATAACAATTGGCAATACCCTGCAGGCTTCGACAAGGTGCTAGTCGAAAAGCTagacgatgatgatggcGGTATGGTACAAGATGATGCTTTTTTCttagaggaagaagatagTAATACTACTACGAGCATACAGGACAACCAAGGGCACAAAGCATCTTTACAACACATAATTGGGCTGCTCAAGACATTGTAAATAGGAATAATGTAGTATGAATTAACTAGTTTTACCCTCTCACAGGGCGCGGGACCTCCAACAAGTTTTAAGCAGGCTTCGAGATGCGCTTGATTTACTATGGTTAATTTGATACTTTCCGACTACTTTCGAACAGAGGGCTTACAGAACATAAAGATCAGAATGCTCTTCCTTTGGTCAGTACTGAATCTCCTGTTGGCTGTTGTTTCATCAGCAGAGGAATTGGTCGAACAGACCCATGTTCCAGTTTTGATGTGGTCTCATCATTTGTATGTGATTCGAAGTACTTTTAATAGAACCTTTAAATGGAATTCATACTAACATTAATAAAAGAATACCGGCACTTCACAAATATTTAGGTAAGTTTGACAACTCGTTAGAATTACCCCTTAGTACTTTGTTTCAAGTTGTTAGAGAATTCACTGAAGATTGCGAAACCAGTGCATTCATATTCATCAATCAACCTGGACTAAGAAAAGATGATCTTGTGgaatatgaagaagaatttgttaaTTTGGAAAGGTATTTGAGAAAAAGTTCTACAGCATTGGCTTTTGAACAAGTGGAATTGATGCCAGATGATACCTTTGAGCAATTGACTGAATACGTTCAAGAAATTTGTAGAATTGATAAGTTACTTTATGTGGAAGGGGATAATCTTGAGAGTTTTCAACCATATAtcgatattgaaaagagaattatCCGTATTGAATACCCACCTTTGCCTGAAGATCCAGAATTACGAGGACAGGCCATTCTTACATTTGActcaaatttaaaaaaGATGTTAGCGCAAGTGCCATCTCCTGCGCATAGGGTCATCTATACTTCTTTAGAGCCAAATACAGATGTCCTAGAATCTACGGGAagaattttccaacatattttccaagataaGGATCGTGAAATACCTATTGAACGTAATAACCATCATCTGGACATTCCACCACAATTTAACGACTATAAACCAAAATTTGAGGGTATGACAGGGGAATATTTATCAATATTCGATGCAGATTTCATTCAAGAGAATAAACAATTGCTAATTGCAATTACCACCTCATTATTCGGGTTTTTAATCTTGCAATTAGTACCATCAAGGTCTCCGACTACCACTGGTACTACTAAGGATAAAAACCCCGCTGAAGATATTAAGATTGCTGATAAAAAACCACTGGAGCCTCCCAAGATCAATTTGGAGACGTCAGATGAAACCGATAGTTCTAATTGAGTGTCAATTTCTTGGTCCTTTGGCAGCAgtttgttgaaaatttcaaggaTTCGggcgatgagcttgatgAGATGAACCTTTAAAAGTTGGCACGAAAGATCTTTTTAGTGCTTTTAAAGTTGCTGTGTAAGCTTTCTGTCTGTGTAATTATTTCGTAGATTTGCTGGTTGAATTCGAATGAATATAAGTGGTACTCTCAATGCTTTTCGAGTAGTGTATAACCCCAGGATCTGTATGCCTCAGCTGGCCGTGCCCACGTTTAATGACCTGCCCATTCCGATAAATCCCAACATAAAAGCTGTGGTCTTGGATAAGGATAACTGTTTTGCCTATCCTCGAGAGAACCAGGTCTGGCATGCTTATTCTGATAAGTGGTTAGATCttaaaaagaaatatcCTGGGGCGGCACTTTTAGTGGTCAGTAATACTGCTGGGTCGAATGATGATAGGGATTATAGAGAGGCACAATTGCTCGAGAAAGACCTTGGAACGT contains:
- the ATP22 gene encoding Atp22p (weakly similar to uniprot|P50273 YDR350C Saccharomyces cerevisiae CM10 Mitochondrial inner membrane protein required for assembly of the F0 sector of mitochondrial F1F0 ATP synthase), translating into MLRSWNCLRPSCVRFLSDLSSRHEITESSFQRAIGFLETVDIRDIVRPNSLQATQLLKVINSVQDGHEMRKLRNRMKKQFGQNYHLIYPRLRQLSDDSLRLQMSLFRNSGRRQYDSFLKCLINILNRKDLIDTDKRQRLYDIITFQHEMYPGKNANSAMILPNEVHKWFWEHVPRQESFNHYYFLIKNDVYLSWPRYSWKFVKRMMQGSELELQLASFQLFLYQGNHQSIFHEKFHKLYSFHAMLLILHRVFKANDLRFAKVYVAVLLRSMETREPSELSFFRFNNFLLYYLSQTGDIELFFQAFSVELQFIKNVSKNGASLKILHRPLLFVLKLLRRQGYHEEFFTILSILQKVSLGQSQTFKQHAFTELITLLRSFNDCKLTSQYVMSGFDRESTGLLLNELGLWNAAFHGNAAVLDSLELQSEIDSLESLLPSSMSLKGQPSMAVMTELYRLVLSTNAKVLNVDQYRDLLMTLYSNYTRVLQERKFIHPRHDTGILNVFLYHARYELRDCKLSLALLQNFYASGLARNIRVTSNKCPFSIVVYQNNEITQAEINQLLILMHDAKIPVHFQFCTSMVLRYLQLNNQEEAHAWYQRILHAGFKVEHRLLIKAIRDNNWQYPAGFDKVLVEKLDDDDGGMVQDDAFFLEEEDSNTTTSIQDNQGHKASLQHIIGLLKTL
- the BIG1 gene encoding Big1p (similar to uniprot|P38813 Saccharomyces cerevisiae YHR101C BIG1 Integral membrane protein of the endoplasmic reticulum required for normal content of cell wall beta-1 6-glucan); the encoded protein is MLFLWSVLNLLLAVVSSAEELVEQTHVPVLMWSHHLIPALHKYLGKFDNSLELPLSTLFQVVREFTEDCETSAFIFINQPGLRKDDLVEYEEEFVNLERYLRKSSTALAFEQVELMPDDTFEQLTEYVQEICRIDKLLYVEGDNLESFQPYIDIEKRIIRIEYPPLPEDPELRGQAILTFDSNLKKMLAQVPSPAHRVIYTSLEPNTDVLESTGRIFQHIFQDKDREIPIERNNHHLDIPPQFNDYKPKFEGMTGEYLSIFDADFIQENKQLLIAITTSLFGFLILQLVPSRSPTTTGTTKDKNPAEDIKIADKKPLEPPKINLETSDETDSSN
- the GEP4 gene encoding phosphatidylglycerophosphatase (similar to uniprot|P38812 Saccharomyces cerevisiae YHR100C Hypothetical ORF), producing the protein MNISGTLNAFRVVYNPRICMPQLAVPTFNDLPIPINPNIKAVVLDKDNCFAYPRENQVWHAYSDKWLDLKKKYPGAALLVVSNTAGSNDDRDYREAQLLEKDLGTCVLRHSVKKPGCGQEVMKHFYENKIVESPDQVAVVGDRLFTDVMMANLMGSYSVWIRDGVKISSNPIVKFEKALYSMFKPS